In Streptomyces sp. NBC_00448, the following are encoded in one genomic region:
- a CDS encoding helicase-related protein, whose product MALTYSAGSLVTARGREWVVLPESAPDMLVLRPLGGSDDDIAAVFPTFEEVKGAEFAAPEPSDLGDQRAAGLLRTALRIGFRSGAGPFRSLAGIAVEPRAYQLVPLLMALRQQTVRMLISDDVGIGKTIEAGLIASELLAQGEATGLAVLCSPALAEQWQGELRTKFGIDAELVLASTVSRLERGLDLGQSLFDKYPHVIVSTDFIKSTRHRDDFVRHCPDLVIVDEAHTCVAADDTSTNTQDQLRYELLKRVSADAGRHLLLVTATPHSGKESAFRNLLGLVKPELAKVNLDSEAGRVLLAQHFVARKRADVRQYLTKADGLSDDSLAEKTAFPSDRYFKDETYKLAPAYRALLDDAIAYASDRVEAAGSQGRREARIAWWSAIALLRSLVSSPRAAAQTLRTRSAAAVAASAEEADRLGAPLTSDSADSDALEGMDVAPGAETEEHAGSRLAELATRATELEGPEQDLKLKALIKHLKALLADGYNPIVFCRYIPTAEYLADQLANDPETKKRGPLGAKTVVKAVTGTLSPQQRLQRIEELATEAGEDAAARRVLIATDCLSEGVNLQHHFDAVLHYDLAWNPTRHDQREGRVDRYGQKKDQVRVITLYGDDNGIDGKVLEVLIKKHRQIKKDLGISVSVPDEMSTGVTDAIVEWLLLRGRQGEQETLFGSDALQQSFADLEQDWNSAAEREKASRSRFAQRSIHPEDVAREVASVREALGSAGEIATFVRDCLNALGGVLRVTGADFTAEVGGTPAGLRDALAPVVGADIIEKDRPIPFRADPAVARGEAALVRTDPVVGALAGHVLNAALDTQADGVRPARRCGVITTDAVATRTTLLLVRYRFHLTLPSRSGDKQLVAEDARLLAFHGSPKNAQWLTQEQAVALLDATATTNTAPDFGMRTMTRILAQLPEVTGYLESYGDELAAGLDESHRRVRKAADDIVRGLRVTAQKPADILGVYVYLPAAVSGEAA is encoded by the coding sequence ATGGCACTCACCTACTCCGCCGGTTCCCTGGTGACGGCACGCGGCCGCGAATGGGTGGTGCTCCCCGAGAGCGCCCCCGACATGCTCGTCCTCCGCCCCCTCGGCGGCTCCGACGACGACATCGCCGCCGTCTTCCCCACCTTCGAGGAGGTCAAGGGCGCCGAATTCGCCGCGCCCGAGCCCTCCGACCTCGGCGACCAGCGCGCCGCCGGCCTGCTGCGCACCGCACTGCGCATCGGCTTCCGCTCCGGCGCCGGCCCCTTCCGCTCGCTCGCGGGCATCGCCGTGGAGCCCCGCGCGTACCAGCTCGTCCCGCTGCTCATGGCCCTGCGCCAGCAGACCGTACGCATGCTCATCTCCGACGACGTCGGCATCGGCAAGACGATCGAAGCGGGTCTCATCGCCAGCGAACTGCTCGCCCAGGGCGAGGCGACCGGCCTCGCCGTGCTCTGCTCGCCCGCGCTCGCCGAGCAGTGGCAGGGCGAACTGCGCACCAAGTTCGGCATCGACGCCGAACTCGTCCTCGCCTCCACGGTCTCGCGCCTGGAACGCGGCCTGGACCTCGGCCAGTCCCTCTTCGACAAGTACCCACACGTCATCGTCTCCACGGACTTCATCAAATCCACCCGCCACCGCGACGACTTCGTGCGCCACTGCCCCGACCTGGTGATCGTGGACGAGGCCCACACCTGCGTCGCGGCCGACGACACATCCACGAACACCCAGGACCAGCTGCGCTACGAACTCCTCAAGCGCGTCTCGGCGGACGCCGGCCGCCACCTTCTGCTGGTCACGGCGACGCCCCACTCCGGCAAGGAATCCGCGTTCCGTAACCTGCTCGGCCTGGTCAAGCCCGAACTGGCGAAAGTGAACCTGGACAGCGAAGCGGGCCGCGTCCTGCTGGCCCAGCACTTCGTCGCGCGCAAGCGGGCCGACGTACGCCAGTACCTCACCAAGGCAGACGGCCTCAGCGACGACAGCCTCGCCGAGAAGACCGCGTTCCCCTCGGACCGCTACTTCAAGGACGAGACCTACAAGCTCGCCCCCGCCTACCGCGCCCTGCTCGACGACGCCATCGCCTACGCCAGCGACCGCGTCGAGGCCGCCGGCTCCCAGGGCAGGCGCGAGGCCCGGATCGCCTGGTGGTCCGCGATCGCCCTGCTGCGCTCCCTGGTCTCCTCGCCCCGCGCCGCCGCACAGACCCTGCGCACCCGCTCGGCCGCTGCGGTCGCCGCCTCCGCCGAGGAAGCCGACCGGCTGGGCGCCCCGCTGACCAGCGACTCCGCCGACAGCGACGCCCTGGAGGGCATGGACGTCGCCCCGGGCGCCGAGACCGAGGAGCACGCGGGATCACGGCTCGCCGAACTCGCCACGCGCGCCACCGAGCTGGAAGGCCCGGAGCAGGACCTGAAGCTGAAGGCGCTCATCAAGCACCTCAAGGCACTGCTCGCCGACGGCTACAACCCGATCGTGTTCTGCCGCTACATCCCGACCGCCGAATACCTCGCCGACCAGCTCGCCAACGACCCGGAGACCAAGAAGCGCGGTCCGCTCGGCGCCAAGACCGTCGTCAAGGCCGTCACCGGCACCCTCTCCCCGCAGCAGCGCCTCCAGCGGATCGAGGAACTGGCGACCGAGGCAGGCGAGGACGCCGCCGCCCGCCGCGTCCTGATCGCCACCGACTGCCTCTCCGAGGGCGTCAACCTCCAGCACCACTTCGACGCCGTCCTCCACTACGACCTGGCCTGGAACCCGACCCGCCACGACCAGCGCGAGGGCCGCGTCGACCGGTACGGCCAGAAGAAGGACCAGGTCCGCGTCATCACCCTGTACGGCGACGACAACGGCATCGACGGCAAGGTCCTCGAAGTCCTCATCAAGAAGCACCGCCAGATCAAGAAGGACCTCGGCATCTCCGTCTCCGTGCCCGACGAGATGTCCACCGGCGTCACGGACGCCATCGTCGAGTGGCTGCTGCTGCGCGGCCGCCAGGGCGAACAGGAGACCCTGTTCGGCTCCGACGCCCTCCAGCAGAGCTTCGCCGACCTGGAACAGGACTGGAACTCGGCCGCCGAACGCGAGAAGGCCTCCCGCTCCCGCTTCGCCCAGCGCTCCATCCACCCCGAGGACGTCGCCCGCGAGGTCGCCTCCGTGCGCGAGGCCCTCGGCAGCGCCGGCGAGATCGCCACCTTCGTACGCGACTGCCTGAACGCCCTCGGCGGCGTACTGCGCGTTACGGGCGCGGACTTCACCGCCGAGGTCGGCGGCACTCCGGCCGGCCTGCGCGACGCGCTCGCCCCGGTCGTCGGCGCGGACATCATCGAGAAGGACCGCCCCATTCCGTTCCGGGCCGACCCCGCGGTGGCGCGCGGCGAAGCCGCCCTCGTCCGCACCGACCCGGTCGTCGGCGCCCTGGCCGGACATGTCCTGAACGCGGCACTGGACACCCAGGCCGACGGCGTCCGCCCGGCCCGCCGCTGCGGCGTCATCACGACGGACGCGGTCGCCACCCGCACGACGCTGCTGCTCGTGCGCTACCGCTTCCACCTCACGCTGCCCTCGCGCAGCGGCGACAAGCAGCTCGTGGCGGAGGACGCCCGCCTGCTCGCCTTCCACGGCTCACCGAAGAACGCGCAGTGGCTGACGCAGGAACAGGCCGTGGCACTGCTCGACGCCACCGCCACCACGAACACGGCCCCGGACTTCGGGATGCGGACCATGACCCGCATCCTCGCCCAGCTTCCCGAGGTGACCGGCTACCTGGAGTCGTACGGCGACGAGCTCGCCGCCGGCCTCGACGAGTCCCACCGCCGCGTCCGCAAGGCCGCCGACGACATCGTCCGAGGCCTTCGCGTCACCGCCCAGAAGCCCGCCGACATCCTCGGCGTCTACGTCTACCTGCCCGCCGCCGTGTCCGGAGAGGCCGCCTGA